The Sandaracinus amylolyticus genomic interval CGAGCTGTGCGATCAGTCGCTCGTCGCGCGGTGGCGTGCCCGCCCTCGTGCTGCTTGCGGCGCTCGCGGCGGCGAGAGCTCGCGCGCGGCGGCGGCGACCGCGTTGCGCATCCACGTGTGCGCGACATCGCGATGCGAGCGGTCGTGCCACAGCGCGACGAGCGTGAAGCGAGGCAGCGGCACCGGCGGCGCGATCACCTGCAGCGCGAACGCATCGGCGATGCGCGCGGCGAGCCGCGAGGGGAGCGTCACGACGAGGTCGCTCTCCGCGACGATCGCGGGCGCGCCGAGGAAGCTCGGCACCATCACGACCACGCGCCGGGCGAGCCCGATGCGCGCGAGCGCGTCGTCGACCACACCTCCGCGCGTGCCGTGCGGCGCGATAAACACGTGGCCCATCGCGGCGAAGCGCTCGACCGTCCACGGCTCGTCGAGCACCGGGTGATCCGCGCGCACGAGGCACGAGAACCCGTCGTCGAAGAGGCGCCGCTGCTCGAGCGTCGACGGCACGCCGGCGCTCGAGCTCGCGACGATCACGAGGTCGAGCTTCCCCGACGCGAGCGCCTCGCCGGAGTCCTCCGGCACCGGGCGCACCACGATGTCGATCCCCGGCGCCTCGCGCGCGAGCAGGCGCAGGAGCGACGGCAGCAGCACGAGCTCGCCGTAGTCCGCGGTGCCGATCGTGAACGCGCGCCGAGCGGTCGCGGGATCGAAGCGCTCGCCCTCGAGCGTGCGGCGGATGTCTCCGAGGATCGCGCGCACCGCGGGCCCGAGCGCTTCGGCGCGCGGCGTCGGCACCAGCGCCGCGCCGCTGCGCACGAGCAAGGGATCGCGCGCCAGCTCGCGCAGCCTCGCGAGCGCGTGGCTGGTCGCGGGTTGGCTCAGCCCGAGGCGTCGCGCGGCGCGCGTGACGCTGCGCTCCTCGAGCAGCGCGTCGAGCGCGACGAGGAGGTTCAGGTCGATCGCGGCGAGATTCGTCTCGTGCATGATGTTCATCCATAGCATCGATGCGACGAATGACGGCGCGGGCCGCACAACGAGCTCCGTCGGCGCGAGAGAGAGCGCGCCCGAGGAGGAAGCAGCCATGTTCGTCGTCGCAGGAGTCACCGGTCACGTGGGCGGGGTCATCGCGGAGACGCTGCTCGCGGCAGGGCGGAAGGTGCGCGTCGTCGTGCGCAGCGAGGACAAGGGCGCGCCGTGGCGCGCGAAGGGCGCGGAGGTCGCGGTCGCGTCGCTCGGCGACGACGCCGCGCTCGCGAAGGCGCTCGAGGGCGCGGAGGGCGCGTTCCTGCTGCTCCCGCCCGACTACGCGTCGAACGACAACCTCGCGGAGAAGGCGCAGATGACCGCGGCGCTCGGCCGCGCGATCGAGCGCGCGAAGGTACCGCACGTCGTGTTCCTCTCGTCGATCGGCGCGCAGCACGCGAAGGGCACGGGGCCGATCCGCACCGTGCACCACGCGGAGCGCGAGCTCGGCCGCATCGCGACGACGCGCTTCACGTGGCTGCGCCCGGCGTACTTCGTCGAGAACGTCGGAAGCCTGATCGGCGCGGTGAAGGGCCAGGGCGTGCTGCCGAGCACGTTCGATCCGAGCAAGCGCATCCCGATGATCGCGACCCGCGACATCGGCGAGGCGGGCGCGAAGGCGCTGCTCGAGGGACCGGCGGAAGGACGCGGCGCGGTCATCGAGCTCGCGGGGCCCCGCGACGTGTCGTTCGACGACGTCGCGAAGGAGCTGAGCGCGCTGCTCGGTCGTGAGATCCACACGGTGCGCGTGCCGCGCGAGGCGGTCGCGGGCGCGCTGCAGCAGGCGGGGATGACGCCGGATCTCGCGGGCCTCTACGCCGAGATGAGCGCGGGCGTGGACGACGGGACGGTCGACTACGAGGGGAACGGAGCGCGGTTCGCGCGCGGCCGAGTGGAAGCGCGCGAGGTGCTGCGCGCGCTGCTCGGGTGAGCGCACGCCGCGCGCGCTCGCGGCCAATGAACCACAGCCCCGAGTACCAACCCCGCCGCTCGCCTCGCGCACCGAAGCGTCTTTGACGCACTGCGTGAAACCGCCTTGCAAGCACCTCGAAATGCGCGGATGTTCTCGCCCCCGGCCGCGCCGTTCGCGCAGCCGGGACCCCGATTGTTTGCTGCTTCGCGGGCTCATCGCCGCGAAGCTCTTCGAGGAGGTCACGGACGATGGCGAAGGCGATCCGGCGGGTTGCGGTGCTCGGCTCCGGCGTGATGGGGAGCGGCATCGCGGCGCACATGGCGAACGCGGGGCTCGAGGTGCTGCTGCTCGACATCGTGCCGAAGGACACGCCCAAGGACGCGCCCAAGGCGAAGCGCGACGCGATCCCCGCGGGCGCCCTCGCCGCGACCCTCAAGGCGCGGCCCGCCGCGTTCTTCCACCCCTCGAGCGCGAAGCTCGTCAGCGTCGGCAACCTCGAGGACGACCTCGAGAAGGCCGGTCAGTGCGACCTGATCGTCGAGGCGATCATCGAGCGCCTCGACATCAAGCGCGCGCTCTTCGAGCGCCTCGAGAAGGTCGTCCAGCCGCACACGATCGTGGCGTCGAACACGTCGGGCCTGCGGATCCACGACATGGTCGAAGGGCGCAGCCAGCAGTTCAAGAAGAACTTCCTGGTCATGCACTTCTTCAACCCGGTCCGCTACATGAAGCTCCTCGAGCTCGTGGCGGGCCCGGAGACCGATCCCGCGTCGATGGAGCGCATCGCGCGCTTCGGACGCGACGTGCTCGGCAAGGGCATCGTCGTCGGCAAGGACACGCCGAACTTCGTGGGCAACCGCATCGGCGTGCACAGCATGATGACGACGATCCACCTCATGCTCGAGGAAGGCCTCAAGCCCGAGGACGTCGACAACATCACGGGCAGCCCGATGGGCCACCCGCGCAGCGCGTCGTTCGGCACCGCGGATCTCGTCGGCCTCGACACGTTCGTCCACGTCGCCGACAACTGCTTCAAGGCGCTGCCGGAGGACGAAGAGCGCAAGGTCTTCGAGGTCCCCGGCTTCATCCGCCAGATGGTCGAGAAGAAGCTCCTCGGCAACAAGACGAAGGCCGGCTTCTACCGCCGCGGCAAGAGCAAGGCGGAGAGCGAGGCGATCGACCCCGCGACGACCGAGTACCGCCTCAAGGGCGGCGACGAGGAGATCGCGAAGGCGACGAAGAAGATCTCGAAGATCGAGGACCCGAAGGAGCGCGTGCGCGCGCTCGTCGCGGACCAGGGCAAGGCGGGTCAGTTCGCGTGGAAGGTGCTCTCGCGCGCGCTCGCGTACTCGGCGCGCCGCATCGGCGAGATCACGGACGACGTGGTCGCGATCGATGACTCGATGCGCTGGGGATACAACTGGGAGCTCGGCCCCTTCGAGACGTGGGATGCGCTCGGCTTCGTCGAGACGACCGACCGCATGGTGAAGGACGGCGTCGCGCTGCCGAAGTCGATCCTCGACATGAAGGCGAAGGGCGCGAAGGGCTTCTACCGCGAGGACGGCGCGGTGTGGGATCTCGCGAAGGGCCACTACGTAGAGCGCGCGAAGGATCCGCGCGAGGTCACCCTCGCGGAGCTGCGCGGGCGCGCAGCGAGCGGCGGCGCGGCGAGCGTCGGAGGCGGCTACCGCGACGCCGCGAAGCCGCAGCCGAAGGCGGCCTCGCCCGTGCTGCAGAACGCGGGCGCGGAGGCGTGGGACCTCGGTGACGGCGTGCTCGGCGTCACGTTCAAGACGAAGGCGAACAGCATCGATCCCGACGTGATCTCGATGCTGCACGAGGCGTCGGCGAAGGCGGAGGAGAGCTTCCGCGCGATGGTGATCGTCAACCAGGGCGAGCACTTCTGCGTCGGCGCGAACCTCTTCGGCGTCGTGATGGCCGCGCAGCAGGGCGCGTGGGACCAGCTGCGCACGATGGTGAAGGGCTACCAGCAGGCGACGCAGCGCATGAAGTACGCGGCGGTGCCGGTGGTCGCGGCGCCCTACGGCATGACGCTCGGCGGTGGTCTCGAGCTCTGCTTCGGGTGCGACGCGGTGCAGGCGGCGGCGGAGACCTATGCGGGCCTCGTCGAGGTCGGCGTGGGCCTGCTGCCGGGCGGCGCGGGCAACCTGAACATGCTGTGGCGCGCGCTCGACGGCGTCGTGCAGGGCGCGAACGTCGACACCTACGCGATCGTCACGCAGGTGTTCAAGAACATCGCGCTCGCGAGCGTCGCGACGAGCGCGGTCGAGGCGCAGCAGTTCGGCTACTTCCGCAAGACGGATGGCGTGTCGTTCGATCGTGCGCGCCAGGTGCACGAGGCGAAGCAGCGCGCGATCGGGCTCGCGGAGAGCGGCTACCACGCGCCGACGCCGCGCGCGTACGTGCTGCCCGGCGAGAACGGCATCGCGACGCTGCGCATGATGGTCGACACGCTGGTCGCGGGCGGCCACGCGAGCGAGCACGACGCGAAGATCGCGACGAAGGTCGCGGAGGTGCTCTGCGGCGGCGCGGCGGGTCACACCCACGAGGTCACGGAGCAGGAGATCCTGGACCTCGAGTGCGAGGCGTTCCTCAGCCTCTGCGGCGAGCCGAAGAGCCAGGAGCGCATGCAGTACATGCTCATGAACAACAAGCCGCTGCGTAACTGAGTCGGCGGGAGGGGTCTTGGAAGACCCCTCCCCCCGTCCGGCGAAGCCGGACGGGTCCCCCCACCCCAAACGCTGCGCGCGGGGCCCCAGCCCCGCTTGCTCTCCGACGGTGGCGGTGGATCGAGCGGAACGTCTCGGCCGCGGGGCTCGAGAGCGCGATACCGCGCGGGTGAGAGACGGATCCACGCAACGAGGGCGGTACGTCCGCACGGGTCTCGGCGAGCATCGCCGGCCCGGCGGGCTGCCGCCCTCGGCATTTCTGGGCGCGAATCGCGGCTCGCGACCACGATCCCCTCGGTCGCGCCGAAGATCCCCACATCGCGCAGCGCGCTCCCTCGTCGCGCGCATCGGATCCCCGGCTGGCGCGACGCGATCCCTCGCTGCGAAATTTCGATCCCTCGGCTCGATCCGTCGATCCCCGGCGCGCGCACGACGATCCCCGGCGCGCCCGCCGCGATCCCCGATGCGCGCGGCGCGATCCCCAGCGCGAGAGCGTCGATCCCCGCGAGGGATCGCGCGCTCCGAAGGCCGCGCCGAGTCACGCGCGCGAGGGACCGAATTCTCGCAGCGAGGGACCGAATTCTCGCAGCGAGAAACTCGATTCCCGCAGCGAGGGACCTCGTCCGCGGGCCCTGGCAAGACGGGAACCCCCTGCAGCGGCTCGGGGCTTCTCCCGACTTCGCGGAGCGAGGGCTCGTGTAGCGATCGAGCCATGCTGCATCTCCGCTCGTTCGCTCGTCGATGCTCGCTCGCGTTGCTCCTCCTCTCCTCCTCCGCCTGCGAAGAGAACGTCGCGCCAGACGTCGACGCAGCGCGCTCCGATGCCGGCGTCCCGCTCGACGCGCCCGCGCGCGACGACGCGAGCGACGACCCCGACGCGCGCACGCTCGCGTGCACGCCGGGCGCGGTCGAGACCTGCTACGAGGGCCCCTCGGGCACGCGCGACGTCGGCGCCTGCGTCGCCGGCACGCACACCTGCGCGATCGACGGCAGCGGCTTCGGCGCGTGCACCGGACAGACGCTGCCGCGCGCCGAGGACTGCGCCACCGCGATCGACGACGACTGCGACGGCACCGTCAACGAGAGCGAGGCGGGCTGCGTGTGCACGCCCGGCACGTCGACTTCCTGTTACGGCGGGCCCGCGGGCAGCGCGGGCGTCGGCATCTGCGTCGCGGGCACGCGCGCGTGCGCGGCCGATGGTCGCTCGTACGTCGACGCATGCGTCGGAGAGGTGCGGCCCTCGAGCGAGACCTGCGCGAACGACGCCGACGACGACTGTGACGGCGCGGTCAACGAAGAGGGCGAGGGCTGCGCATGTCAGCCCGGCACCACGCGCGCTTGCTACGCCGGGCCTGCGGGCACCGAAGGTGTCGCCGCGTGCGCGGCGGGCGAGCAGGCGTGCCTGTCCGACGGCACCGGCTACGGCGACTGCGTCGGCGACGTGCTGCCAGAGCCCGAGACCTGCGCGAACGCGGTCGACGACGACTGCGACGGCGCGATCAACGAAGACGGCGACGGCTGCGCCTGCGCGCCGGGCTCGACGAGCGGTTGTTACACCGGACCTCCGGGCACCCAGGGCGTCGGCGTGTGCAGCGCGGGGACCCAGACGTGCGACGCGCTCGGCACCGCGTACGGCGCGTGCGTCGGCGAGACGCTGCCCGCGCCGAGCGAGACCTGCGGCGACGGCGTCGACGACGACTGCGACGGCACGCCCGACGACGGCTGCGCCGTGCGCTACGCGACGATCCAGGGTATGCTCGAGTCGCTCTGCGGCCCGTGCCACACGACGGGCAGCGCGTCCGCGCTGAACGTGCGCGACTACGCGTCGACGCAGATCGCCGCGGGCAGCTGCGCGGGCATGACGCAGGGCGCGTGCATGCTGGTGCGCATCCAGAACGGCACGATGCCGCGCGGCGGCGTGTGCACCGGCGATCCCACGCTCGACGTCGGACGCCCCGCGTGCCTCGACGCCGACGATCATGCGGCGCTCCAGGCGTGGATCACGGGCGGGCAGCTGCCCTGATCCGCGCGTAACCTCGTCGCGTGGCTCCGACGCGACCTCGCGGAATCCTGCGGCCCGGTGCGGGCGCTGCGCGCTTCGATCACGAGCGGCGCGCGCCCGCGCCCGAGCTCGCGTCGATCGTCGAGCACTACTGGAGCGTGCGCTGGGATCTCGACGAGCCCTACGTCTCCGAGGTGCTCGCGCATCCTTCGGTGCACTTCTCGATCGAGCGCAGCCGCGAGCACGAGGAAGGCGACGCGCGGGTGCGCGGCGTGGTGCTCGGGCGCTTCTCGCGCACGCTCGAGGGACGCGGCGAGGTGTTCGGGATCAAGCTGCGACCGGGCGCGTTCGCGCCGTTCGTCACGTACCCGGTCTCGCGCATCACGGGGCGCGCGATCCCGCTGCGCGAGGTCCTCGGCGACGACGCCGAGACGCTGCGGGCGCGCGTGCTCGCGACCGACGATCTCGACGCGCGCGCCGCGATCGCCGACGAGGTGCTGCTGCGCCACCGGCCCGAGCCCGATCCGCAGGTCGACGCGGTGGGGCGCGCGATCGAGCTCGTGCAGCGCGAGCGCGAGATCCTGCGCGTCGAGCACATGGCGGCGCGCCTCGCGACCACGCCGCGCACGCTGCAGCGCCTCTTCGACCGTTACGTCGGCGTCAGCCCGAAGTGGGTCATCCAGCGCTATCGGCTGCACGAGGCGACCGATCGGCTCGCGGCCGGCGAGGCGCAGGACTGGGCGCGCCTCGCGTTCGATCTCGGGTACTTCGATCAGTCGCACTTCATCCGCGACTTCAAGGCGCTGATCGGCACCACGCCCGCGGAGTACGCGGCGCGCTGCGCGGCCGATCGCCGCTGATCCGGCGGCTCAGAGATCGGCGAGCGCGCCCGCGTAGCGCTCGCCCGTGGCGGTCGTGACGAACCAGTGCGTGGAGGCGGCCAGCTCGGACGGGTGCGGTGCCACGCGGATCGTGTCCTCGGTCCACTCGAGCGGCGGGACGACGAAGCGATGGCGACACGCGTCCCACTCGGGCGCGTCGCAGAGCTCGACGCGCGCCTGCGCGTGCTCGCCGAGCGCGAGGTAGAGATCGGCGAAGTACGCCTGCGTGCCCTCGTGCGTGTCGTCGTCGTTTCCGATCCACGCCGGGAAGTAGAGGCGGTCGAAGCCCGCGACCGGCGTGTCCTCGCGGATCAGCGTGTCGCGCCAGCTGCGGACCGTCGTGCCGGTGCGAGGCGTGGTGATCGCGAACACCACGTCGCCGGGCTCGCTGCGCGGATCGCCCTCGGCGATGTGAGAGCACGTGACGACGTTCCAGTCGTCCCAGTCCCACACCATCGCGATGCCGGGGCCCCACCAGGTGTGCGCGGACTGGTTGCCGATGAGGTGCAGCCCGCCGCTCACCGCAGTGGGCACGACGAGATCCGAGCCGGCGCCGCTGCCGACGCCGCCCTGGTTGAACCACGCGATCTTCCAGTTGCTCCGCGCCCCCGGCGTGCGCGGCGCCGCCGCGCCCGGGAAGTGCGCGTCCGGCGGGATGGTCACGCGGTAGCTGATGAAGAACGAGGGCGTCGCGTCGAAGCGCATCACCACGCCTCGCATGTTCTGGTCGGCGCCGTCGGGCGAGCGCATCTCCATCACGCGGCGGCCGGCGTGCGTGACGTAGCGAGGCCATCCGACGCCGCCTGCGGTCATCCCCGCGATCGAGCCGGCGTACGCGCCGATCTCGGGATCGAGGCTCGTGAGCTCGGCGCCGTCCGTTCCTTCGCGCATCGAGTGATAGAGGAACACCTCGGGCCCGACGCCGAAGTCGTGGCCCGTGAGCGTGAGGATCGTGGGCCCGGCATCGCTCGCTATCGCGGCGTCGCTTTCCGCCGCGTCGCGTGTCCCGGTGTCGACGAGCGCCGAGTCGGGCATCGAAGCGTCGATGCGCGCGGCGTCGACGGGCAGCGCCGCATCGAGCTCGGCCGAAGTCGGCGCGCAGCCCGCGAGCGCGAGCAGGATCGAAGACGCGAGCGCGAACGTTCTCATGGGCACGATCGTCTCCTGAGGGAGGTTCTCAGCCATCGCGTGTCGCCAACGGTCGCAAGGTGGCGCGAACTGTCGAGAGCGCGCTGGGTCAGCGCGGCGCACGCACCGTGGGCGGCTCGTCGAAGCGCGCGCTCGCGAACAGCTGCGCGCGCTCGTCGATGCGCACCCACTCCTGATCGCCCTCGGCGCCGGCGCGCACGAGGCGCACCGTCTCGTCGAGCGCGCCCTCGGCGTAGCGATAGCGCTGCTCGATCACGTACGTGTCGAACGGCGCCATGCTCGAGACGTTCGCGCGCATGCGCAGCGTCGCGGCCTCGAAGCGAGGGTCCGCGCGGCCGGCCCCATCGCCGAGCGTCGACTCGATCGCGAGCGGGAGCGCGTCGCCGCCCTCGTCGTGCGCCGGGAGGAGCACGGTGAAGTGGAGCGTCTGGTCGCGCGGCCCGGCCGATCCGTCGTAGTCGGGGTGTCGCCGATGCATCTCCTTCGTCGACTCCCACCGATCGCCGTAGCGTCGCTGCACGACGGTGAGCTCGTAGTCGTGCTCCGGCCGGCGCTGCCACACGCCGTCCTCGAGCCGATGCGCCTCGCCGGTGCCGTGCCAGACGAGCGTGAGGTCGGCCGTCGGGAACGGGTCGCGACGCAGCGGAAGCGGCCTTCCGGCCGAGCCGCAGGCGCTGACGATGACGACGAGGACGAGCGAGGCGAGCGAGCGACGAGCGTGCATGAGGACCTCCGTCGGCCACCCGACGGCAGCCGCCAGCGTGCTCTAGCGTCGATTCGTTGAACCGATGAGCGCGTAAAATGCGCGCTCATGGACGACAATTTCGAACATGGCCGGTTCGCGCGCGCGACGTTGGACCAGTGGGCGATGTTCGTCGCGGTCTGCGAGCGAGGGAGCGTCCACGCGGCCGCGCGCGCGCTCGGCCGGAGCCACTCGGCGCTCAGCCACGCGCTCGGCGTGCTCCAGGACGCGGTGGGGCAGCCGCTCGTCGCGCTCGAGGGGCGGCGCCTCGTGCCGACCGAGGCGGGCGCGATCGTCGCGCATCGTGCCCGCGCGCTGCTCGAGGACGCGCACTCGCTGGAGGCGCTCGCGCAGACGATCGCGCTCGGCTGGGAAGCCGAGCTGCGCGTCGCGATCGACGGCGTGGTCCCGCGCGCGTGGGTCGCGCGGGCGCTCGAGGCGATGCAGTCGGTGTCGCGGAGCACGCGCGTGCGCGTCGAGCACCAGCTCCGCACCGGCGCGGAGCACGCCGCGCGCGACACGAGCGTCGACGTCGCGGTCACGACGGTGCTGCCCGACGGAGCCGACCCCGATCCCATCGGCATCGTCCGCTTCGCGCCGGTGGTCGGAGCGGCGCACCCGCTCGCGTCTCGCCGACCGAAGCGCGGCGAGGTCGAGCGCATGCTGCAGATCGTGCTCGCCGACACCGGGCCCGCGCCCGAGCGCGCGCCGCGCGGGTGGTTGCGCGGTCAGCGCCGCTGGACGGTGCCCGACGTCGGTACGGCGAAGGCGCTGCTCGCGGGCGGTCGCGCGTTCGCGATCCTCCCGCGCGACGACGTCGCGGACGAGCTCGCGCGCGGCGCGCTGTCGCGGCTCGCGCCTGCCGCGCGCGACTTCGCGGTGCAGGCGCACGTGGTGCTCCCGAAGCGCGAGCGCAGCGGTCCCGCGGCACGCGCGCTCGCGGACGCGCTGCGCGCCTCGGCGACGTCGGAGTGACCCGCGACGCCGCGGATCACACGCCGACGGCGAGCGCGATCTGCTCGGCGGGCATCGCGCCGCTGGCGCGCTTCTCCTCGCGCCCCGCGCGGAAGAGGATCATCGTCGGGATGCTACGGATTCCGTAGCGCGCCGCGACCTCGGGCACCGCCTCGGTGTCGAGCTTCGCGACGACCACGCGACCGGCGCGGCTGCGCGCGAGCTTCTCGAGCTCGGGCGCGACCACGCGGCAGGGGCCGCACCACGCGGCCCAGAAGTCGACGAGCACCGGGATCGGCGAGCTGCTGACGAGCTCGTCGAAGTCCTCCGCGCTGCCGACCTCGACCGGCGTGGTCATCGCGATCGGCGTCTTGCACCGACCGCACTTCGGATGATCCGAGACGCGCGTCGCAGGCACGCGATTCCGAGCACCGCACGCAGGACAATCGACGATCATCGGCCCGACCTCCGCTGCGATCGGACAAGTAGCCACGGGAGACGCCGAGAGCACGCCGGCGTGCTCGGACGCGGACGGCGTGCCAGCACTCGCGCGTGTCACGCGCCGCCGCGTTCTTGGTGTTCGCGCTCGCTTGCGTCCCTGCGCTCGCAGCGGCGCAGACCGACGAGGCGCTCGACGAGGCACGCGCGGCGCTGCGCGAGGGCGATCACGAGCTCGCGATCGACGTGCTCGAGGAGGCGCGCGCGACCTCGGGGGATCCCGCGCTGCGCTACGAGCTCTACCTCGCGCACCACCAGGCCGGCCAGCACGCGCAGGCCGCGTCGCACCTCGAGGCCTACCTCGCGAGCGACGCGGCGATCGACGACGACGAGCGCGCTCGGCTGGAGGGTCACCTCGCCGATCTGCGCGCGCTCGACGCGCCGCGTCCCTCGGGCGATCCCCTCGACGATCCCGCGGTGCCGATCATCGGGTGGACGCTGTTCACCGGCGGGATCCTCGGGCTGATCACGTTCGCGGTCGGCGGGGTCGTCGCGTTCACGATCGAGAACGGCGCGTCGCCGAGGTGCCGCGACGAGGGCGCGTGCGCGCCCGGCGAGCTCGCGGGCGTCGACGAGGCGTGGACCGCGGCGTGGATCGGCCTCGCGAGCGGGGTCGTGCTCGGCGCGGTGGGCGGCGTGCTGCTCGTGCTCGCGGGAGAGCGACAGCGCGGCGGAAGCCGGAGCCTGCCGCCGGATCTCGATCCCAGCTTGCAGCGTCCCTTCTCGCTCGCGCCGTGGGTCGATCCGGCGCGCGGCGCGGGGGGCGTGGGCGCGCGCGTCGTGTTCTGAAAATTCCTGAGCCGGTCACGGAAGCGAACCGGCACTGCCAAGCGGAGAAGACCATGCGACTCGCCCTGCTCCGCCCAGCCTTCGCTTCCATCCTCGGCGCGCTCGCGCTCGTCGCGTGCGGCGACGACGATGCTGCCGATCCCATCGACGGCGGTGCCGTCGACGCCCGCGTCCCGCTCGACGCGTACGTGCCACCCGACGCGCACGTCGCGCCCGATGCGTACGTCGAGCCCGATGCGCACGTCGAGCCCGACGCGAGCGTGCCGCGCTCCGAGGTCCTGCACGACGCCGACGGCGCGAACGCGCGCTATCGCGGCATCGGACGCGCGCGCGTCCCCTCGTCGTGCACCGCGACCCTGCTCGACGTCGGCGGCGACGACGACGCGCCGGCCTACGCGCTCACCGCGGGGCACTGCACGCTGTGGTGGGAGAACGACGAGTCGTTCGAGGGTCGCGTGCTCGACGAGCCGGGCGAGGTCGTGTTCCGCTTCTTCACCGACACCGTCGACGCGCAGCACGCGGTCGCCGTCGAGGTCGCGGCGTTCTCGAGCATGCGCGGCACCGATCTCGCGGTGCTCGAGCTCGACACGACGGTGGGCGCGCTGCGCACCGCGGGCATCGAGGGCATCGCGCTCGCGACCGCCCTGCCCGCGACCGGCGCGGCGATCACGAACGTCGGCGCGCCGCTCGCGACCGGCGACGACCCCGAGGAGCACCTGCGCCTCGGGCGCTGCACGCTGGGGGAGCGCGTCTCGCTCGTCGAGTTCGAGTGGCTGTGGCCCGACGCGGTCGCCAACGACTGCCCCGAGATCCGCACCGGCAGCTCGGGCTCGCCGCTGCTCGACGCGTCGGGCGCGATCTTCGCGGTGATCAACACGACGGGCGAAGAGCGGCCGCACGCGATCTGTCACCTCGGTCGCCCGTGCGAGCTCGAGGCGAGCGGCCCCGCGACGTACGACGGAGTCAGCTACGCGATCCCGGTCGCGGGCCTGTCGGCGTGCTTCGTCGACGGCGCGATCGATCTCGCGGCGACGGGCTGTCCGCTCGCGTCGGGCGCGGTGATCGACTCGGCGCGCGAGACCGCGCGCTACCAGCGGCCGAGCGAGACCAACACGACGATCCGCGTGACGCTCACCGCGAGCGAGGGCTTCACGCACTACCGCGCGAAGGCCGGCCCCGCGCAGAGCACCGACTGCCGCGACGAGGCGGGCTACGGCGCGGCGCTCGCGATCGACGCGGCGCCGACGTTCGAGGCCCCGCTGCCGACCGCCGACGGGCTCACCGTCGTGTGTGTGCGCGGCGGTCCCGCGGCGGACGCGATCCAGCCCGCGACCCACGCGGTCGCGTGGGTCACGGCGAGCGACTCCACGCCGCCCGCGCTGCCGCTGCCGGTGCGCCACGATCCGCCGGAGGCCGACAGCGTGCGGTTCTGGGTCGACGTCGAGAACCCGACGTACGCCGGCTACGATCGAAAATCGGGCCCGGCGGCGACCACCGACTGCGACGACCCCGAGGGCTACCAGTTCGTCAACGTGCGCTTCGGGCAGTTCACGGTCACGTCCGAAGGTGGTCCCACGCGCGTGTGCGTGGTGGCCTCCGACTGGGCCGACAACGTCAGCGAGCCGATGGAGTGGGTGTTCTTCGAGTGACCCGCTCGCGCCTCGGGGAAGAGCGCCGGAGCGGGCGATGACGCATTGCGTCGCCGCGCTGACGCAGCGCGTTTTCTGCACTACAGTCCCGGCTCACACGAGGTGGAACGCATGGCGAACGTGGTGATCGCGGAGGCAGTTCGGTCGGCGGTGGGGCGCGCGCAC includes:
- a CDS encoding AraC family transcriptional regulator, whose amino-acid sequence is MAPTRPRGILRPGAGAARFDHERRAPAPELASIVEHYWSVRWDLDEPYVSEVLAHPSVHFSIERSREHEEGDARVRGVVLGRFSRTLEGRGEVFGIKLRPGAFAPFVTYPVSRITGRAIPLREVLGDDAETLRARVLATDDLDARAAIADEVLLRHRPEPDPQVDAVGRAIELVQREREILRVEHMAARLATTPRTLQRLFDRYVGVSPKWVIQRYRLHEATDRLAAGEAQDWARLAFDLGYFDQSHFIRDFKALIGTTPAEYAARCAADRR
- a CDS encoding LysR family transcriptional regulator, with the protein product MHETNLAAIDLNLLVALDALLEERSVTRAARRLGLSQPATSHALARLRELARDPLLVRSGAALVPTPRAEALGPAVRAILGDIRRTLEGERFDPATARRAFTIGTADYGELVLLPSLLRLLAREAPGIDIVVRPVPEDSGEALASGKLDLVIVASSSAGVPSTLEQRRLFDDGFSCLVRADHPVLDEPWTVERFAAMGHVFIAPHGTRGGVVDDALARIGLARRVVVMVPSFLGAPAIVAESDLVVTLPSRLAARIADAFALQVIAPPVPLPRFTLVALWHDRSHRDVAHTWMRNAVAAAARELSPPRAPQAARGRARHRATSD
- a CDS encoding NmrA family NAD(P)-binding protein gives rise to the protein MFVVAGVTGHVGGVIAETLLAAGRKVRVVVRSEDKGAPWRAKGAEVAVASLGDDAALAKALEGAEGAFLLLPPDYASNDNLAEKAQMTAALGRAIERAKVPHVVFLSSIGAQHAKGTGPIRTVHHAERELGRIATTRFTWLRPAYFVENVGSLIGAVKGQGVLPSTFDPSKRIPMIATRDIGEAGAKALLEGPAEGRGAVIELAGPRDVSFDDVAKELSALLGREIHTVRVPREAVAGALQQAGMTPDLAGLYAEMSAGVDDGTVDYEGNGARFARGRVEAREVLRALLG
- a CDS encoding 3-hydroxyacyl-CoA dehydrogenase/enoyl-CoA hydratase family protein, with the translated sequence MAKAIRRVAVLGSGVMGSGIAAHMANAGLEVLLLDIVPKDTPKDAPKAKRDAIPAGALAATLKARPAAFFHPSSAKLVSVGNLEDDLEKAGQCDLIVEAIIERLDIKRALFERLEKVVQPHTIVASNTSGLRIHDMVEGRSQQFKKNFLVMHFFNPVRYMKLLELVAGPETDPASMERIARFGRDVLGKGIVVGKDTPNFVGNRIGVHSMMTTIHLMLEEGLKPEDVDNITGSPMGHPRSASFGTADLVGLDTFVHVADNCFKALPEDEERKVFEVPGFIRQMVEKKLLGNKTKAGFYRRGKSKAESEAIDPATTEYRLKGGDEEIAKATKKISKIEDPKERVRALVADQGKAGQFAWKVLSRALAYSARRIGEITDDVVAIDDSMRWGYNWELGPFETWDALGFVETTDRMVKDGVALPKSILDMKAKGAKGFYREDGAVWDLAKGHYVERAKDPREVTLAELRGRAASGGAASVGGGYRDAAKPQPKAASPVLQNAGAEAWDLGDGVLGVTFKTKANSIDPDVISMLHEASAKAEESFRAMVIVNQGEHFCVGANLFGVVMAAQQGAWDQLRTMVKGYQQATQRMKYAAVPVVAAPYGMTLGGGLELCFGCDAVQAAAETYAGLVEVGVGLLPGGAGNLNMLWRALDGVVQGANVDTYAIVTQVFKNIALASVATSAVEAQQFGYFRKTDGVSFDRARQVHEAKQRAIGLAESGYHAPTPRAYVLPGENGIATLRMMVDTLVAGGHASEHDAKIATKVAEVLCGGAAGHTHEVTEQEILDLECEAFLSLCGEPKSQERMQYMLMNNKPLRN
- a CDS encoding MopE-related protein, with amino-acid sequence MLLLSSSACEENVAPDVDAARSDAGVPLDAPARDDASDDPDARTLACTPGAVETCYEGPSGTRDVGACVAGTHTCAIDGSGFGACTGQTLPRAEDCATAIDDDCDGTVNESEAGCVCTPGTSTSCYGGPAGSAGVGICVAGTRACAADGRSYVDACVGEVRPSSETCANDADDDCDGAVNEEGEGCACQPGTTRACYAGPAGTEGVAACAAGEQACLSDGTGYGDCVGDVLPEPETCANAVDDDCDGAINEDGDGCACAPGSTSGCYTGPPGTQGVGVCSAGTQTCDALGTAYGACVGETLPAPSETCGDGVDDDCDGTPDDGCAVRYATIQGMLESLCGPCHTTGSASALNVRDYASTQIAAGSCAGMTQGACMLVRIQNGTMPRGGVCTGDPTLDVGRPACLDADDHAALQAWITGGQLP